The sequence CTAACAGGACAGGAAGCAACCCCTCTTCCCATCCAGCCCTGCTAAACTTGTCCTAACATCCCTCCTTCTCACCTTCCTTAAGGCCCCACCTAAGCCTGATGTACCCAGAACCCTGCCCCTCCTCTTCCTACTCCACCTGGTTCACTCATCCCTTGAAGGAGCCTGACCCCAACCTGGGCTAGACCTCGGTATTCCCATGAGTCTGTAAAAGGGGTACATTTTATTATCATTGCAAAGTGCTTAGGTCCCACGTTGAGTATGAGCCAAGGGCAGGGAAGATTCTTGCATCCTGATCACAACCGTATTTACAGCATCTTGAATGACAGACATCTAGACCTCAGAAGGTCCAGGTACTTGGTGAGTTTTTCCAGGAAGTCCTCTCTTTTAggatgggaagacagagacatCTACACTGTCTCCATCAGAGAATCCGGGGTAGAATCCTCAGTGATGTACCCCTGAAGTTCCGTGGTGCTTGCCTGGCTCTTGAGGAAGGCAGTCAGTTCCGCTCCAGCAGCTCAGCAAAGTGGGCAAGTCCAGTGGATGGAAAGTGGTCAGCAGTAGCAAGAGCAGCAGTAAAAAGACCCCAACAGCCACCGGTGGGGTCCAAACCCTGGCTCAACTGCTGGTTGACCGCCCTCCCCACAGTACCAGACCTAGGCCAGGCGGTCATCCGGCTCCGCCTGGCCTAGCAGATCCTCTGCGAGACTGGTGAGCTCGTTCTCCTCCAGCGCCTCCACCAGGCGCTGCAGCGTGGCACGGCGGCCCTCCGCTTGCATGAAGCGGCGCAGAAGCTGGAAGGCCTGCTCATATAGCCCATCTCGCTCGTACTCATAGGCCAGGGAGTCGAGGGCAGGATCCCTCAGTGCTCGGCAGCTACGCTGCAGCGAGCGCCCCACCCTGCGCCATTTGAGACCCACTGAGCGAGCGAACGTCTGCTGGTCTTGCAGAGTCAGTGGCCGGTTCACTGCCGAGAAAATGAGGAGACGTGGGTGAGCACCGGTTCCCTAGAGCCAGCACCCTCCCGCGCCTGCCCGCGGATCCCCGGGCCCAGCCATGCTCCAGCCCAGATCAACCTATTGGTGACCCCGCTTCTGCTGGTGAACCTCACCTATGGGCTGACCATGGAACAGAAAAGTTTGGCAGGCCGCCGGCAGTGGCTTCTCCTTGGCCGGAGAGGGAACCAGGGACTTAGAAGCGGCTGAGTCAACTTGTATGGTTCCACCCTGGCCAGTGCAGTCGCACGTCAGCttgcccagctccttctccagttccGCGAGTTCCTCGTCCCGGAGCCGGTCCGGCTGCGCAAGAGGGTGCACAGTAAGTGCTGCTTTTGGCCGCAAATCCCCGCCCATCCCATCCTAACTCCAGATGGTAGCACCTTCTGTGCTAAGATGTAATTCAAACAGCGCTCCTCGTCGGTCAGCCAAGTGTCCAGCTGCTCTGCGCCAGCATGCAACTCCAATTGCAGCCGCACGGCTTCCAGGGCAAGTGCGGAGGCCATGCACCTCTGCAGCGCGGCGCGCAGCGCCCCCTCGCGGTAGGCTTGAAGGAAACGGCCGCACAGCAGGCGCCCGCAGAAACGCAATTGCACGATGAGCTGCGGGTCGCTGCAATGGATCTTGAGTATCTGCAGTACGTCAGGGCTGTCCGCACTCTCTGCAGAGGCGAGCAGTCAGGCCACCTGCTGTCCCCAAACAGGACTTCTCTCCAAGCAGCCAGAGCAGGAGGCTAAGCCTATAGTCAGACCATTCTCCCGACCCCAACCAGCTACAGCTTCCTGTGGTCTCTgccctgagaaggggaaggggaacgGGAAGGATTGGGCAAAGAGTATTGCAGTGAGAggggaaaaggagacagaaaagtgCAATTAGTAGCAAAGAGTGAACTGGTAGCTCAGAAGTGGGGATGGATGCACATCAAGGTGACATTAGAAAAGAAACATGTATATCTAGATAGACACAGACAAGTGCACAAATGTCTACACTCAAGGACATATGAGCAGGAAGCAAAGGTTGTGGACCTCACACAGCCGGGCGGAGGGGTGGGGGAAGCCAGCGGCGgggtcctccctctctcctcatacCTCTTCCAACCCCACACCAAAACAACCTTTTTCTTCAAGGTGTCTGAGCCCCTGAGGCAAAGACGTGGGGCCCCAAACCCAGTCCCACTCACAACGTCCCACAGTGTGTGTCCTCCACCTGTCCAGCCACACACCTGACAGTGCAGTCTGCAGGGCCCGGTATATGGCCACCTTCTTCTGGGGATCTGTGTAGGCTTCAGACAGGACCACCTTGTCCATCGAAGACTCCAAAAACAGGTATGCGCTGCCTACCCACTCTTCATGCCCATTCTGCCCAGCTGCCATCTCGCCTCCTAGAAATGCAAACAATTTGTCTCCAGGCTTGGAAACAAATATCCAGTCTCACGTGGCCTCGCTGGCCTTCCACAGAAGTCCTAACTTTTGGCTCTGCCCACAGTCCGGCCCACAGTCCGACCCAGACTTGAACCCGGGATTGTCCCTCCACCACTTGTGACAAGAAGTCTAGGGTCACAGTAACAGAATAAGAGAAGTGGGCCCTGCAGTGGGCCCCAGGCCAGTATGTCCCTCTTTCCAAAGCTGACAAAAGACATCTTCCTT is a genomic window of Peromyscus maniculatus bairdii isolate BWxNUB_F1_BW_parent chromosome 5, HU_Pman_BW_mat_3.1, whole genome shotgun sequence containing:
- the Tradd gene encoding tumor necrosis factor receptor type 1-associated DEATH domain protein; its protein translation is MAAGQNGHEEWVGSAYLFLESSMDKVVLSEAYTDPQKKVAIYRALQTALSESADSPDVLQILKIHCSDPQLIVQLRFCGRLLCGRFLQAYREGALRAALQRCMASALALEAVRLQLELHAGAEQLDTWLTDEERCLNYILAQKPDRLRDEELAELEKELGKLTCDCTGQGGTIQVDSAASKSLVPSPAKEKPLPAACQTFLFHGQPIVNRPLTLQDQQTFARSVGLKWRRVGRSLQRSCRALRDPALDSLAYEYERDGLYEQAFQLLRRFMQAEGRRATLQRLVEALEENELTSLAEDLLGQAEPDDRLA